In a genomic window of Flavobacterium sp. KACC 22761:
- a CDS encoding META domain-containing protein yields the protein MMKNFFTLVFFAVMLISCKCQKTDSVSKLDGNWELNYITGPRITFDGLYPNKKPTINFNTKENQVSGNNSCNSFTGKLVVDGNKIDFTQPMAVTKMMCMDGQGEQVFMSTLQKITSYDVTDDGKTLNFISGDIAMMRFTKK from the coding sequence ATGATGAAGAATTTTTTTACCCTTGTTTTCTTTGCAGTAATGCTAATTTCATGCAAATGCCAAAAAACAGATTCAGTTTCGAAACTAGATGGAAATTGGGAACTCAATTACATTACCGGTCCACGAATAACTTTTGATGGTTTATATCCCAATAAAAAGCCGACGATCAATTTCAATACAAAAGAAAATCAGGTTTCAGGAAACAACAGTTGTAATTCATTTACTGGAAAACTAGTTGTTGATGGCAATAAAATTGATTTTACCCAGCCAATGGCAGTTACGAAAATGATGTGCATGGACGGGCAAGGCGAGCAGGTTTTTATGAGCACGCTTCAAAAAATAACTTCTTATGATGTTACCGATGACGGAAAAACTTTAAATTTTATTTCTGGAGATATTGCTATGATGCGATTTACTAAAAAATAA
- a CDS encoding MarR family winged helix-turn-helix transcriptional regulator yields the protein MKDKTIDYILRATWQAVSRMYNEEAAKYDATMATGFALLSMDKEEGTPSTALGPRMGMEATSLTRTLKSMEEKGLIVRKKNPSDGRGVLIYLTEFGKEKRDLSKNTVLKFNESVRKHVSDEKLNHFIEVAEIINELIQDKNIFNQTENAENE from the coding sequence ATGAAAGATAAAACGATAGATTATATTTTGAGAGCAACATGGCAAGCTGTTTCAAGAATGTATAATGAAGAAGCTGCAAAGTATGATGCCACAATGGCCACAGGATTTGCGCTTTTGAGCATGGACAAAGAAGAAGGAACGCCATCAACTGCTTTAGGGCCTAGAATGGGCATGGAAGCAACAAGCTTGACCAGAACCTTAAAATCTATGGAAGAAAAAGGCTTGATTGTTCGCAAAAAAAATCCAAGCGACGGAAGAGGCGTTTTGATCTATCTGACCGAATTTGGAAAAGAAAAAAGAGATTTATCTAAAAATACAGTTCTGAAATTTAATGAATCGGTAAGAAAACATGTTTCGGACGAAAAGCTGAATCATTTTATCGAAGTTGCTGAAATCATCAACGAGTTAATTCAGGACAAAAACATATTTAATCAAACAGAAAACGCAGAAAACGAATAG
- a CDS encoding WYL domain-containing protein, producing MSQNKNALIRYKTIDKCLQNKYRQWTLEDLIECCSEALFEYEGRPNPISKRTIQMDIQLMRSEKLGYNAPIVVYDKKYYKYEDEDFSITDIPLTETDMNVLTETVSMLKQFKDFSLFNDVSDILQRLEDKIYAEKSHTKPVIYLDKNEKLKGLHYLDEIYQAIIKKMVLIITYKSFKSAEETKFHFHPFILKEFNNRWFLIGKRKESQPITNLALDRIISIDYDFNLPYIEEDFDADTYYKNVIGVTVNSGLQPRRIELWVDAKNAPYVLTKPLHSSQRLIKENEDQSIIVHIFLLPNYEMERILLGFGDGIEVLRPDYLRNRMKMILQKALNKYETENKSEINP from the coding sequence ATGTCACAAAACAAAAACGCCTTAATACGCTACAAAACCATCGACAAATGTCTTCAGAATAAATACCGGCAATGGACATTAGAAGATTTAATCGAATGTTGTTCTGAAGCTTTATTTGAATACGAAGGACGACCAAATCCAATCAGCAAGCGAACCATTCAAATGGATATTCAACTCATGCGAAGTGAAAAATTGGGTTATAATGCGCCAATCGTGGTTTACGATAAAAAGTATTATAAATATGAAGACGAAGATTTTTCGATAACCGATATTCCGCTGACGGAAACCGACATGAATGTTTTGACCGAAACTGTTTCGATGTTAAAGCAATTTAAAGATTTCTCTTTATTCAATGATGTATCGGATATTCTACAGCGATTGGAAGATAAAATCTATGCCGAGAAATCGCATACCAAACCTGTTATTTATTTGGATAAAAACGAAAAATTAAAAGGGCTTCATTACCTGGATGAAATTTATCAGGCGATTATCAAGAAAATGGTTCTAATTATTACTTACAAATCTTTTAAATCTGCTGAAGAAACGAAATTTCATTTTCATCCATTTATATTAAAGGAGTTTAATAATCGCTGGTTTTTGATTGGAAAGAGAAAAGAATCGCAACCCATTACTAATTTGGCATTAGATAGAATTATTTCAATTGATTACGATTTCAACCTTCCTTATATAGAAGAAGATTTTGATGCAGATACTTATTATAAGAATGTAATTGGTGTTACTGTCAATTCAGGTTTGCAACCAAGGCGAATTGAACTTTGGGTTGATGCCAAAAATGCTCCTTATGTACTTACAAAACCTTTGCATTCGTCACAACGCTTAATTAAGGAAAATGAAGATCAAAGCATTATTGTTCATATTTTTCTTTTGCCTAATTATGAAATGGAACGCATTCTCTTAGGCTTTGGAGACGGAATCGAAGTGCTCCGACCCGATTATTTAAGAAATCGGATGAAAATGATTCTGCAAAAGGCACTTAATAAATATGAAACCGAAAATAAATCCGAAATAAATCCGTAA
- a CDS encoding DUF4251 domain-containing protein, which yields MSVKLSILIVFVSFLSFPAFAQGKSKKELKAERELQKQKEIEALIDSKNFVFEAQKATPQGGRLLNLDYNTYFLKFNETKTTCDLPFFGRAYNVAYGGDGGIKFEGVPENTKIDKSKKKVTVKTTVKGKDDVFDLLFTIFFDGGASLSVTSNNRAPISYDGELHPPKNDEIKK from the coding sequence ATGTCAGTTAAATTATCCATTTTAATAGTGTTTGTAAGCTTTTTGAGTTTTCCGGCTTTCGCTCAGGGAAAATCCAAAAAAGAACTTAAAGCAGAACGTGAATTGCAAAAGCAAAAAGAAATTGAAGCTTTAATTGACTCCAAAAACTTTGTTTTTGAAGCGCAAAAAGCAACGCCGCAAGGCGGAAGGCTTTTGAATCTAGATTACAATACTTATTTTTTAAAATTCAACGAAACAAAAACAACCTGTGATCTTCCTTTTTTTGGTCGAGCTTATAATGTAGCTTACGGCGGTGATGGCGGAATTAAATTCGAGGGCGTTCCTGAAAATACCAAAATTGACAAAAGCAAAAAAAAGGTTACTGTCAAAACTACTGTGAAAGGTAAAGATGATGTTTTCGATCTTTTGTTTACAATATTTTTTGATGGAGGAGCTTCTTTATCGGTTACTAGTAACAATAGGGCTCCAATTTCTTATGATGGTGAACTGCATCCACCTAAAAATGATGAAATTAAGAAGTAA
- a CDS encoding acyl-CoA dehydrogenase family protein gives MSDKTRGGQFLVKETKCEDIFTPEDFSEEQLMMRDSVKEFVDKELWAHKDRFEKKDYAYTEASMRKAGELGLLGVAVPEEYGGLGMGFVSTMLVCDYISGATGSFSTAFGAHTGIGTMPITLYGTEEQKKKYVPLLASGEWFGAYCLTEPGAGSDANSGKTKAVLSEDGKYYSITGQKMWISNAGFCSVFIVFARIGDDKNITGFIVENDPSNGISMNEEEHKLGIRASSTRQVFFNETKVPVENMLSERGNGFKIAMNALNVGRIKLAAACLDAQRRVTSGAVKYANERIQFNTSISSFGAIRAKLAEMATNAYAGESASYRAAKDIEDRIAAREAEGTSHQEAELKGVEEYAIECSILKVAVSEDVQSCSDEGIQIFGGMGFSEDTPMESAWRDARIARIYEGTNEINRMLSVGMLIKKAMKGHVDLLGPAMKVQEELMGIPSFDTPDFSELFSEEKGIIANLKKVFLMVAGSAVQKYGPELDAHQQLLMAASDILIEIYMAESTILRTEKLAKAQGEEKVQEQIAMAKLYLYKAVDIVNLRGKEGIASFAEGDEQRMMLMGLKRFTKYTNLPNVVALREKIAGKLVAENTYCF, from the coding sequence ATGAGCGACAAAACAAGAGGAGGTCAATTCCTAGTTAAAGAAACAAAATGCGAAGATATCTTCACACCAGAAGATTTCTCGGAAGAGCAGTTAATGATGCGTGACTCTGTAAAAGAGTTCGTTGACAAAGAATTATGGGCGCATAAAGATCGTTTTGAGAAAAAAGATTACGCTTACACAGAAGCTTCTATGCGTAAAGCTGGAGAACTTGGACTTCTTGGAGTTGCGGTTCCAGAAGAATACGGCGGATTAGGAATGGGATTTGTTTCTACAATGTTAGTTTGTGACTACATTTCTGGAGCAACAGGTTCTTTCTCAACTGCTTTTGGTGCTCACACCGGAATTGGAACTATGCCAATTACACTTTACGGTACTGAAGAACAAAAGAAAAAATACGTTCCGCTATTAGCTTCTGGAGAATGGTTTGGAGCTTACTGTTTAACTGAGCCAGGCGCAGGATCTGATGCTAACTCAGGAAAAACTAAAGCAGTTTTATCTGAAGACGGAAAGTACTACTCTATTACAGGACAAAAAATGTGGATTTCGAATGCAGGTTTCTGTAGCGTTTTCATTGTTTTTGCTCGTATTGGAGATGATAAAAATATTACAGGTTTCATCGTAGAAAACGATCCTTCAAACGGAATTTCTATGAATGAAGAAGAGCATAAATTAGGAATCCGTGCTTCTTCTACTCGTCAGGTTTTCTTCAACGAAACAAAAGTTCCAGTTGAAAACATGTTGTCTGAAAGAGGAAACGGTTTCAAGATCGCAATGAATGCTTTAAATGTTGGTCGTATTAAACTTGCTGCTGCTTGTTTGGATGCTCAAAGAAGAGTTACTTCTGGAGCTGTAAAATATGCTAACGAAAGAATTCAGTTCAATACTTCTATTTCATCTTTTGGAGCTATCCGTGCTAAATTAGCTGAAATGGCAACTAACGCTTATGCTGGAGAAAGTGCTTCTTACCGTGCTGCAAAAGATATCGAAGACAGAATCGCTGCTCGTGAAGCGGAAGGAACTTCTCATCAAGAAGCTGAATTAAAAGGTGTTGAAGAATATGCTATCGAATGTTCTATCTTGAAAGTTGCAGTTTCTGAAGACGTTCAATCTTGTTCTGACGAGGGAATTCAGATTTTTGGTGGAATGGGATTCTCTGAAGACACTCCTATGGAAAGTGCTTGGAGAGATGCTCGTATCGCTCGTATCTATGAAGGAACAAACGAAATCAACAGAATGCTTTCTGTAGGTATGTTGATTAAAAAAGCAATGAAAGGACACGTTGATTTACTTGGGCCAGCAATGAAAGTTCAAGAGGAATTAATGGGAATTCCATCTTTTGATACTCCAGATTTCTCAGAATTATTCTCTGAAGAAAAAGGAATCATCGCTAACTTGAAAAAAGTTTTCTTAATGGTTGCCGGAAGCGCTGTTCAAAAATATGGTCCTGAATTAGATGCTCACCAACAATTGTTAATGGCAGCTTCTGATATCCTGATCGAAATCTACATGGCTGAAAGTACAATTTTGAGAACTGAAAAATTAGCAAAAGCTCAAGGCGAAGAAAAAGTTCAGGAGCAAATCGCTATGGCAAAATTATACTTATACAAAGCGGTTGATATCGTAAACTTAAGAGGAAAAGAAGGAATCGCTTCTTTCGCTGAAGGTGACGAACAACGCATGATGTTAATGGGACTTAAACGTTTCACAAAATACACTAATCTGCCAAATGTTGTGGCACTTAGAGAAAAAATTGCAGGAAAATTAGTTGCAGAGAACACTTATTGCTTCTAA
- a CDS encoding acetyl-CoA C-acyltransferase → MKTAYIVKAYRTAVGKAPKGVFRFKRPDELAAETIQFMMDELPDFDKKRIDDVMVGNAMPEAEQGLNVGRLISLMGLKVEDVPGVTVNRYCASGLETIGMATAKIQSGMADCIIAGGAESMSYIPMGGYKPTPDYKVAAAGHEDYYWGMGLTAEAVANQYKISREDQDEFAYNSHMKALKAQAEGKFDKQIVPITVEQTFINENGKKETKSYVVNKDEGPRAGTSKEALAGLRPVFAADGSVTAGNSSQMSDGAAFVLIMSEDMVKELNLEPIARLVNFASSGVEPRIMGIGPVKAIPKALKQAGLTLNDIELIELNEAFASQALAVTRELNINPEIVNVNGGAIALGHPLGCTGAKLSVQLFDEMKRRGNKYGIVSMCVGTGQGSAGIYEVL, encoded by the coding sequence ATGAAAACAGCATATATAGTAAAAGCATATAGAACAGCAGTTGGAAAAGCTCCAAAAGGTGTTTTTAGATTTAAAAGACCTGATGAATTAGCAGCTGAAACCATTCAGTTTATGATGGACGAACTGCCTGATTTTGATAAAAAACGCATCGATGACGTTATGGTAGGAAACGCCATGCCGGAAGCAGAACAAGGTCTTAACGTTGGACGTTTGATCTCTTTAATGGGATTAAAAGTAGAAGACGTTCCTGGTGTAACAGTAAACCGTTATTGTGCATCTGGATTAGAAACTATCGGAATGGCAACTGCTAAAATCCAGTCAGGAATGGCAGATTGTATCATTGCGGGTGGTGCTGAAAGTATGAGTTATATCCCGATGGGAGGTTACAAACCAACTCCAGATTATAAAGTTGCTGCTGCAGGTCACGAAGATTACTATTGGGGAATGGGTTTAACTGCTGAAGCGGTGGCTAACCAATACAAAATCTCAAGAGAAGATCAGGATGAGTTTGCTTACAACTCTCACATGAAAGCTTTGAAAGCACAAGCAGAAGGAAAATTCGACAAACAAATCGTTCCTATTACTGTTGAGCAGACTTTCATCAATGAAAATGGTAAAAAAGAAACAAAATCATACGTTGTTAACAAAGACGAAGGACCAAGAGCTGGAACTTCTAAAGAAGCTTTAGCAGGTTTAAGACCCGTTTTTGCTGCTGACGGAAGTGTAACAGCAGGTAACTCTTCTCAAATGAGCGACGGTGCAGCATTCGTTTTAATCATGAGTGAGGACATGGTTAAAGAATTAAATCTTGAGCCAATTGCCAGATTAGTAAACTTTGCTTCTTCTGGTGTTGAGCCAAGAATTATGGGAATCGGTCCTGTAAAAGCAATTCCGAAAGCCTTAAAACAAGCGGGATTAACATTAAACGATATTGAGTTAATTGAGTTAAACGAGGCTTTTGCTTCACAAGCTTTAGCAGTTACTCGCGAGTTAAACATTAACCCAGAAATCGTAAACGTAAACGGTGGAGCGATCGCTTTAGGTCACCCTCTAGGATGTACAGGAGCAAAACTTTCTGTTCAGTTATTCGACGAAATGAAACGCAGAGGTAATAAATACGGAATCGTGAGTATGTGTGTGGGGACTGGACAAGGTTCTGCAGGGATTTACGAGGTATTGTAA
- a CDS encoding 3-hydroxyacyl-CoA dehydrogenase/enoyl-CoA hydratase family protein, whose protein sequence is MKRTIKKVAVIGSGIMGSGIACHFANIGVEVLLLDIVPRELTEAEAKKGLTLESKAVRNRVVNDHLANSLKSKPSPIYSQKFANRITTGNTTDDMAKIANVDWIIEVVVERLDIKKLVFEQIDKFRKPGTLVTSNTSGIPIHFMSEGRSEDFQQHFCGTHFFNPARYLKLFEIIPGPKTSKEVLDFLNDYGSKFLGKTSVVAKDTPAFIGNRIGIYGIQSLFHLVKEMGLTIEEVDKLTGPVIGRPKSATFRTVDVVGLDTLVHVANGIYENCPNDEQHELFKLPDFINKMMENNWLGSKTGQGFYKKVDKDILSLDLDTLEYRAAKKANFATLELTKTIDKPINRFKVLVKGTDKAGEFYRKSFAGMFAYVSNRVPEITDEFYKIDDAMKAGFGWENGPFEIWDAIGVEKGIEIMKAEGLEPAAWVNEMLASGSKSFYTVKEGATYFYNIPTKSQEKVPGQDSFIILNNIRESKKVWSNSGAIIQDLGDGILNLEFQSKMNTIGGDVLQAINKAIDLSEKEYQGLVIGNQAANFSVGANIGMIFMMAVEQEYDELNMAIKLFQDTMMRVRYSSIPVVVAPHGMTFGGGCEMSLHADKVVAAAETYMGLVEFGVGVIPGGGGSKEMTLRASDLFRKNDVELNVLQEYFLTIAMAKVSTSGYEAFDTGLLQHGKDVIVVNKDRQIAEAKKHALLMAEAGYTQPIRRNDIKVLGKQALGMFLVGTDQMQAGKYISEHDKKIANKLAYVMAGGDLSEATLVSEQYLLDIEREAFLSLCTERKTLERIQYMLTKGKPLRN, encoded by the coding sequence ATGAAACGCACAATTAAAAAAGTTGCTGTAATTGGATCCGGAATTATGGGTTCAGGTATAGCTTGTCATTTTGCCAACATTGGTGTTGAAGTTTTACTGCTTGACATCGTGCCTCGCGAGTTGACAGAAGCTGAAGCTAAAAAAGGATTAACGCTTGAAAGCAAAGCCGTTCGCAACCGTGTGGTAAATGACCATTTGGCGAACTCATTAAAATCAAAACCATCTCCTATTTACAGTCAGAAATTCGCCAACAGAATTACGACTGGAAATACTACAGATGACATGGCAAAAATTGCTAATGTTGATTGGATTATCGAGGTTGTTGTAGAGCGTTTGGACATTAAGAAATTAGTTTTTGAACAAATCGACAAATTTCGTAAACCGGGAACTTTGGTTACTTCGAACACTTCTGGTATTCCAATTCATTTTATGAGTGAAGGAAGAAGCGAAGATTTTCAACAGCATTTCTGTGGAACACACTTTTTTAACCCTGCGCGTTACTTAAAATTATTTGAAATCATTCCTGGCCCAAAAACTTCAAAAGAAGTATTGGATTTCTTAAACGATTACGGATCTAAATTCTTAGGAAAAACTTCGGTTGTTGCTAAAGATACTCCAGCGTTTATTGGAAACAGAATTGGTATTTACGGAATCCAAAGTTTATTCCACCTTGTAAAAGAAATGGGATTGACTATCGAAGAAGTTGATAAATTGACAGGACCAGTTATCGGTCGTCCAAAATCAGCTACTTTCCGTACGGTTGACGTTGTTGGTTTAGATACTTTGGTACACGTTGCCAATGGTATTTACGAAAACTGCCCGAACGACGAACAACACGAATTGTTCAAACTTCCTGATTTCATCAACAAAATGATGGAGAATAACTGGTTAGGAAGTAAAACGGGACAAGGTTTCTATAAAAAAGTAGATAAAGATATTCTTTCTTTAGACTTAGATACATTAGAATATAGAGCGGCAAAAAAAGCAAATTTTGCAACTTTAGAATTAACTAAAACTATCGACAAACCAATCAATCGTTTTAAAGTTTTAGTAAAAGGAACTGATAAAGCAGGTGAATTCTACCGTAAAAGTTTCGCTGGAATGTTCGCTTACGTTTCAAACAGAGTTCCTGAAATCACAGACGAATTCTACAAAATTGACGACGCTATGAAAGCTGGTTTCGGATGGGAAAATGGTCCATTCGAAATCTGGGATGCTATTGGTGTTGAAAAAGGAATTGAAATCATGAAAGCGGAAGGTTTAGAGCCTGCTGCATGGGTAAACGAAATGTTAGCTTCTGGAAGCAAGAGTTTTTATACTGTAAAAGAAGGAGCAACTTATTTCTATAACATTCCAACAAAATCACAAGAAAAGGTTCCTGGACAAGATTCATTTATTATTCTGAACAACATTCGCGAAAGCAAAAAAGTTTGGAGCAATAGTGGAGCCATCATTCAGGATTTAGGAGACGGAATCTTAAACTTAGAATTCCAGTCTAAAATGAATACAATTGGTGGTGATGTACTTCAAGCCATCAATAAAGCAATCGACTTATCTGAAAAAGAATATCAAGGTTTAGTTATTGGTAACCAAGCGGCGAATTTCTCTGTTGGAGCTAATATCGGAATGATTTTCATGATGGCTGTTGAGCAGGAATATGACGAATTGAACATGGCAATTAAATTATTCCAAGACACCATGATGCGTGTTCGTTACTCTTCTATTCCAGTTGTGGTTGCCCCTCACGGAATGACTTTTGGCGGTGGATGCGAAATGAGCTTACATGCTGATAAAGTAGTTGCTGCAGCAGAAACGTATATGGGATTAGTTGAATTTGGTGTTGGAGTTATCCCTGGTGGTGGTGGTTCTAAAGAAATGACTTTAAGAGCTTCAGATTTATTCCGCAAAAACGACGTGGAATTGAACGTTCTTCAAGAGTATTTCTTGACAATTGCAATGGCTAAAGTTTCGACTTCTGGTTATGAAGCCTTTGATACTGGACTTTTACAACACGGAAAAGATGTTATCGTAGTAAACAAAGATCGCCAGATCGCTGAAGCTAAAAAACATGCATTGTTAATGGCTGAAGCGGGTTATACACAACCAATCAGAAGAAACGATATTAAAGTTTTAGGAAAACAAGCTTTGGGTATGTTTTTAGTTGGAACAGATCAAATGCAAGCTGGAAAATACATTTCTGAGCACGACAAGAAAATCGCAAACAAACTGGCTTATGTAATGGCTGGAGGTGATTTATCTGAAGCAACTTTAGTATCTGAACAATATTTATTAGATATCGAACGTGAAGCTTTCTTGAGTTTATGTACAGAAAGAAAAACTCTGGAGCGTATTCAATATATGTTAACTAAAGGAAAACCACTTCGTAATTAG
- a CDS encoding four helix bundle protein, translated as MHQFEKLKIWQKAMDIVENVYKVCAELPSDEKFNLISQIKRCAVSIPSNIAEGSGRNSNNEFAHFLGIANGSTYELITQLMISKRLKLIAEEKISTIINQLVEVSNMNFALQRSLKK; from the coding sequence ATGCATCAATTTGAAAAGTTGAAAATCTGGCAAAAGGCTATGGATATTGTAGAAAACGTCTACAAAGTTTGTGCAGAATTACCCTCAGATGAAAAATTTAACTTAATAAGTCAAATAAAAAGATGTGCAGTATCTATCCCTTCAAATATAGCTGAAGGTTCTGGTAGAAATTCTAATAATGAGTTTGCTCATTTTTTAGGAATTGCAAATGGTTCAACTTATGAATTAATCACTCAATTAATGATTTCAAAACGTTTGAAATTAATAGCTGAAGAAAAAATATCAACTATAATAAATCAATTAGTAGAAGTCAGCAACATGAATTTTGCGCTTCAAAGATCTCTAAAAAAATAA
- a CDS encoding transporter — translation MPKKYFSVFPTKIFCTALFLFIIISYGQDLEPRAYANVPKKLNVAALGYVFMDGNVVTEPSLPISDFKIQSHNIAASYIRTFGLANKLARIQVSLPFTFMDGSALVAGDLVTGSRTGFADTKVRFGINLLGSPALDKSEFRSFQQKTILGVSLVTSIPTGRYFEDKRVNIGTNRWGIKPEIGISKRFAHVYAEAYGGVWFYTDNNDFLGKKLEQKPTYSLQAHASYYFKNQMWIGFNTTWFFGGKTIIDGVPEASQIDNWRVGGTFSTPIAKGQSIRFQYHIGAFTNNGLDYYALSAVYQYSFF, via the coding sequence ATGCCAAAAAAATACTTTTCTGTTTTTCCGACAAAAATCTTCTGTACAGCACTTTTTTTATTTATCATAATAAGTTATGGCCAAGATTTAGAACCAAGAGCTTATGCCAATGTACCTAAAAAGCTCAATGTTGCAGCACTTGGATACGTCTTCATGGATGGAAATGTTGTTACAGAACCTTCTTTACCTATTTCCGATTTTAAAATTCAGAGCCATAATATTGCGGCGAGTTATATCAGGACTTTTGGCTTGGCAAATAAGTTGGCGCGTATTCAGGTTTCGCTTCCGTTTACTTTTATGGATGGTTCTGCTTTGGTTGCAGGTGATCTTGTGACGGGTTCAAGAACTGGTTTTGCCGATACAAAAGTGCGTTTTGGAATAAATTTGTTAGGTTCGCCGGCTCTTGATAAAAGTGAATTCAGGTCTTTTCAGCAAAAAACAATTTTAGGGGTTAGTTTGGTAACTTCAATTCCAACAGGACGATATTTTGAAGACAAACGCGTTAATATTGGCACAAATCGATGGGGAATAAAACCCGAAATAGGTATTTCGAAACGATTCGCTCATGTATATGCAGAAGCGTATGGGGGAGTTTGGTTTTATACCGATAATAATGATTTTTTAGGAAAAAAATTGGAACAAAAACCTACGTATAGTTTGCAGGCACATGCAAGTTATTATTTTAAAAATCAAATGTGGATTGGTTTTAATACAACTTGGTTTTTTGGCGGAAAAACAATAATTGACGGGGTTCCTGAGGCTAGCCAAATTGATAATTGGAGGGTAGGAGGTACATTTTCGACACCAATTGCAAAAGGGCAATCAATTAGATTTCAGTATCATATTGGAGCTTTTACCAATAATGGCTTGGATTATTATGCGTTATCGGCGGTTTACCAATACTCATTTTTTTAG
- a CDS encoding glycoside hydrolase family 18 protein, whose amino-acid sequence MKQLNLITILFFLVLSTNSFAQKNKKLDIIAYYTGDSNLIDQYEVNKLDQIIFSFCHLRDGKLSVDSPKDSLTIKHLVSLKAKNPQLKIILSLGGWGGCEPCSAAFSTAEGRLKFAKSVKEVSDYFKVDGLDLDWEYPSIEGLPGHLYQAADKPNFTDLLKILRSTLGKKYELSFAAGGFQKCLDESIDWKGVAPYVNRINIMSYDLVNGYSKVTGHHTPLYSTNPKEESTDRAVTYLIKQGVPAEKLVIGGAFYTRTWKNVENINNGLYQAGEHTQGVDFKNFDTTYTEANGWKYFWDDKAKAPYWYNAQTKTFATSDDLKSIKAKSEYAKQKKLGGIMFWELTLDKTHDGMVNAIYEVIKAK is encoded by the coding sequence ATGAAACAACTTAACCTAATTACAATTTTATTTTTTCTGGTGCTATCCACAAATTCATTTGCACAGAAAAACAAAAAACTGGACATTATCGCTTATTACACAGGCGATTCTAATCTTATTGATCAGTACGAAGTCAATAAATTGGACCAAATTATATTCAGCTTTTGCCATTTAAGAGATGGTAAATTAAGCGTTGATTCTCCAAAAGATTCTTTAACGATTAAACACCTAGTTTCTTTAAAAGCAAAAAATCCGCAATTGAAAATTATTCTTTCGCTTGGCGGATGGGGTGGTTGCGAACCTTGTTCTGCTGCTTTTTCAACTGCTGAAGGTCGTTTGAAATTTGCAAAATCAGTAAAAGAAGTAAGTGATTATTTTAAAGTTGATGGTTTAGATTTAGATTGGGAATATCCTTCAATCGAAGGTCTTCCAGGACATTTGTATCAAGCTGCTGACAAACCAAATTTTACTGATCTTCTTAAAATTTTGCGTTCAACATTAGGAAAAAAATACGAATTGAGTTTTGCTGCAGGAGGTTTTCAAAAATGTTTGGATGAATCTATAGACTGGAAAGGTGTTGCGCCATATGTAAATCGCATCAATATTATGAGCTACGATTTGGTAAACGGATATTCTAAAGTTACTGGACATCATACACCATTATACAGCACAAATCCGAAAGAAGAATCAACCGACAGAGCAGTTACTTATTTAATAAAACAAGGAGTTCCTGCAGAAAAATTAGTTATAGGAGGCGCTTTTTATACCAGAACATGGAAAAATGTAGAAAATATCAATAATGGTTTGTATCAAGCTGGAGAACACACCCAAGGAGTTGATTTTAAAAACTTTGACACTACTTATACAGAAGCAAATGGCTGGAAATATTTCTGGGATGATAAAGCAAAAGCACCTTATTGGTACAATGCTCAAACCAAAACCTTTGCAACATCAGATGATCTTAAATCGATAAAAGCCAAATCAGAATATGCAAAACAAAAAAAACTGGGAGGCATTATGTTTTGGGAACTTACATTAGATAAAACGCATGACGGAATGGTTAACGCTATTTACGAAGTTATAAAAGCAAAATAG